The following proteins are encoded in a genomic region of Mycolicibacterium confluentis:
- a CDS encoding solute symporter family protein, whose translation MTTTLLAADAVGNPVANIAIFGVFVAVTMVVVIRASKRNATADEFFTGGRGFSGPQNGIAIAGDYLSAASFLGIAGAIAVYGYDGFLYSIGFLVAWLVALLLVAELLRNTGKFTMADVLSFRLKQKPVRLAAATSTLTVSLFYLLAQMAGAGGLVALLLDINSRAGQSIVIAVVGILMIVYVLVGGMKGTTWVQIIKAVLLIAGAGLMTVMVLSRFGLNFSEILGSAQAAISGSTTQGVASRDVLAPGAQYGGSLTSQINFISLALALVLGTAGLPHVLMRFYTVPTAKEARRSVVWAIALIGAFYLFTLVLGYGAAALVGPDRILGAAGGVNSAAPLLAFELGGVVLLGIISAVAFATILAVVAGLTITASASFAHDVYASVWRSRHGENTVTEDEQVRVSRITAVVLGVFAIGLGILANGQNIAFLVALAFAVAAAANLPTIVYSLYWKRFNTRGALWSMYGGLISTIVLIVFSPAVSGTKTSMIANADFAWFPLANPGIISIPLAFILGIVGTLTSPDTGDTEKNAEMEVRSLTGVGAEKAVAH comes from the coding sequence GTGACCACCACTCTCCTTGCCGCCGACGCCGTGGGCAATCCCGTCGCCAACATCGCGATCTTCGGCGTGTTCGTCGCGGTCACCATGGTCGTGGTGATCCGCGCCAGCAAGCGCAACGCCACGGCCGACGAGTTCTTCACGGGCGGCCGCGGCTTCTCCGGACCGCAGAACGGCATCGCCATCGCAGGCGACTACCTCTCAGCGGCCAGCTTCCTGGGTATCGCGGGTGCCATCGCGGTGTACGGCTACGACGGCTTCCTCTACTCGATCGGCTTCCTGGTGGCCTGGCTCGTGGCCCTGCTGCTGGTGGCCGAACTGCTGCGCAACACCGGCAAATTCACCATGGCCGACGTGCTGAGCTTCCGACTCAAACAGAAGCCGGTCCGGTTGGCCGCGGCCACCTCGACGCTGACGGTGTCGCTGTTCTATCTGCTGGCCCAGATGGCCGGCGCCGGCGGCCTGGTGGCCCTGCTGCTCGACATCAACAGCCGCGCAGGGCAGTCCATCGTGATCGCCGTCGTCGGCATCCTGATGATCGTCTACGTCCTGGTGGGCGGCATGAAGGGCACCACATGGGTGCAGATCATCAAGGCCGTGCTGCTGATCGCCGGCGCCGGCCTGATGACGGTCATGGTGCTGAGCAGGTTCGGGCTCAACTTCTCCGAGATCCTCGGCAGCGCGCAGGCCGCGATCTCGGGGTCGACGACCCAGGGTGTCGCGAGTCGCGACGTGCTCGCCCCCGGCGCGCAGTACGGCGGATCGCTGACGTCGCAGATCAACTTCATCTCGCTGGCCCTGGCGCTGGTGCTGGGCACCGCGGGTCTGCCGCACGTGCTGATGCGCTTCTACACCGTGCCGACCGCCAAGGAGGCCCGCCGGTCCGTGGTCTGGGCCATCGCGCTGATCGGTGCGTTCTACCTGTTCACCCTGGTGCTCGGCTACGGCGCGGCGGCCCTGGTCGGCCCCGACCGCATCCTCGGCGCGGCGGGCGGCGTGAACTCCGCGGCGCCGCTGCTGGCCTTCGAACTCGGCGGCGTGGTGCTGCTCGGCATCATCTCGGCGGTCGCGTTCGCGACCATCCTCGCGGTGGTCGCGGGCCTGACCATCACGGCGTCGGCGTCCTTCGCCCACGACGTGTACGCCAGCGTCTGGCGAAGCCGGCACGGCGAAAACACTGTCACCGAGGACGAGCAGGTGCGCGTCTCTCGCATCACCGCGGTGGTGCTCGGCGTGTTCGCGATCGGGTTGGGCATCCTGGCCAACGGGCAGAACATCGCATTCCTGGTGGCGCTGGCGTTCGCGGTGGCCGCGGCGGCCAACCTGCCGACCATCGTCTACTCGCTGTACTGGAAGCGGTTCAACACCCGGGGTGCATTGTGGAGCATGTACGGCGGTCTGATCTCGACCATCGTGCTCATCGTGTTCTCGCCCGCGGTGTCGGGCACCAAGACCTCGATGATCGCCAACGCGGACTTCGCGTGGTTCCCGCTGGCCAATCCCGGCATCATCTCGATCCCGCTGGCGTTCATCCTGGGCATCGTCGGGACGCTGACGTCCCCCGACACCGGTGACACCGAGAAGAACGCCGAGATGGAGGTCCGGTCGCTGACCGGCGTGGGCGCCGAGAAGGCGGTCGCGCACTAG
- a CDS encoding DUF485 domain-containing protein, whose protein sequence is MPTTDSPPAPTSAQFLETQASPEFQELRTRLRRFVFPMTAFFLLWYALYVALGAFAHDFMAIRVFGNVNLGLIIGLGQFLTTFLITGLYVRFANRELDPRATAIREELEGSAL, encoded by the coding sequence GTGCCCACCACCGACAGTCCACCAGCGCCTACAAGCGCTCAGTTCCTTGAGACCCAGGCCAGTCCAGAGTTCCAGGAACTGCGGACTCGGCTGCGCCGCTTCGTGTTTCCGATGACCGCGTTCTTCCTGCTCTGGTACGCGCTCTACGTCGCATTGGGCGCCTTCGCCCATGACTTCATGGCCATCCGGGTGTTCGGCAACGTCAACCTCGGCCTGATCATCGGCCTGGGCCAGTTCCTGACGACGTTCCTCATCACGGGCCTCTACGTACGGTTCGCCAACCGTGAACTCGATCCCCGCGCGACCGCGATCCGCGAGGAACTGGAAGGCAGCGCACTGTGA
- a CDS encoding sodium/solute symporter, which produces MTAAALVLAALATILVGAYGGRLSRTTSDFLVASRTVGPRWNAAAISGEYLSAASFLGVAGLVAKYGADALWYPVGFTAGYLGLLLFASAPLRRSGAYTVPDFAEFRLGSARVRTIAMLVVVVICVLYLVPQYQGAGLTLKILLGVPVWIGPVAVGAIVIANVVGGGMRSVTFVQAFQYWLKLTAIAIPALALTALFLTDRPALGGPLPPVVTEATTVAIETDVVVQVAQPEGVSVDGAPLHGPGRYTLHTGSTLTLAAGAATPVVDGAPVSGDQWLSSGSGLGGEHPLYQVLSVIVATFLGTMGLPHVLVRFYTNPDGRAARRTALAVIALLSLFYLFPTILGVFARLHVPQLLITGTADAAVLLLPGAAIGGPVGAGLAALVAAGAIAAFLATSSGLLVSIAGALSTDVLKGRVRDFRLAAVIGGLVPVPLALAATSLELSRNVGLVFAVAASTLCPLLVLGIWWRGLTAAGAIAGLATGGLLSGTAVALTVTGVIDTDLFSGWPAAIVGYPAAVTVPIAFVTTVVVSRLTAGSAPRDVARIFARMHVPERLGMGIERVPRG; this is translated from the coding sequence GTGACCGCGGCCGCCCTGGTGCTCGCGGCTTTGGCGACGATCCTGGTCGGCGCCTACGGCGGTCGACTGTCCCGCACCACCTCAGACTTCCTGGTGGCCTCCCGCACCGTCGGGCCGCGCTGGAACGCCGCGGCCATCTCCGGTGAATACCTCTCGGCCGCATCATTTCTCGGCGTCGCCGGGCTGGTGGCCAAGTACGGCGCCGACGCGCTGTGGTATCCCGTTGGGTTTACCGCGGGCTATCTGGGGCTGCTGCTCTTCGCTTCCGCACCGCTGCGCCGCTCGGGTGCCTACACCGTGCCGGACTTCGCCGAGTTCCGCCTGGGATCAGCGCGGGTGCGCACCATCGCGATGCTCGTGGTCGTGGTGATCTGCGTGCTCTACCTGGTGCCGCAGTATCAGGGCGCGGGCCTGACACTGAAGATCCTTCTGGGCGTGCCGGTCTGGATCGGCCCGGTGGCCGTGGGGGCCATCGTGATCGCCAACGTCGTCGGCGGCGGCATGCGGTCCGTCACGTTCGTCCAGGCCTTCCAGTACTGGCTCAAGCTGACGGCCATCGCCATACCCGCACTGGCCCTGACGGCGCTGTTCCTCACCGACCGTCCCGCCCTTGGGGGTCCGCTGCCCCCTGTCGTCACCGAAGCGACGACGGTCGCGATCGAGACCGACGTCGTGGTGCAGGTCGCGCAACCCGAGGGTGTCTCGGTCGACGGCGCACCGCTGCACGGGCCGGGCCGTTACACGCTGCACACCGGCAGCACTCTGACCCTGGCGGCAGGCGCGGCCACCCCCGTCGTCGACGGCGCGCCCGTCAGCGGCGATCAGTGGCTCTCCTCAGGTTCCGGCCTGGGCGGCGAACATCCGCTCTACCAGGTGCTTTCGGTGATCGTGGCGACGTTCCTGGGCACCATGGGGCTGCCCCATGTGCTGGTGCGGTTCTACACCAATCCCGACGGTCGCGCGGCGCGGCGGACAGCGTTGGCGGTCATTGCGCTGCTGTCGCTGTTCTATCTGTTTCCGACGATCCTCGGGGTGTTCGCCCGCCTCCACGTGCCACAACTGCTGATCACCGGCACCGCCGACGCGGCCGTGCTGCTGCTGCCGGGAGCCGCGATCGGTGGACCGGTGGGCGCCGGGCTGGCGGCCCTGGTCGCGGCCGGGGCCATCGCGGCGTTCCTCGCCACCTCGTCGGGACTGCTGGTCAGCATCGCCGGCGCGCTGTCGACCGACGTGCTCAAGGGTCGGGTGCGCGACTTCCGGTTGGCCGCGGTCATCGGCGGACTCGTGCCGGTTCCCCTGGCGCTGGCCGCCACGTCGCTCGAGTTGTCCCGCAACGTCGGACTGGTGTTCGCGGTCGCGGCGTCGACACTGTGCCCGCTGTTGGTGCTGGGCATCTGGTGGCGCGGTCTGACGGCGGCGGGCGCGATCGCCGGCCTGGCCACCGGCGGCCTGCTGTCCGGCACGGCCGTCGCCCTGACCGTCACCGGTGTGATCGACACCGACCTCTTCTCCGGATGGCCCGCCGCCATCGTCGGATACCCGGCCGCCGTCACGGTCCCCATCGCGTTCGTGACGACGGTGGTGGTGAGCCGGCTGACGGCGGGCAGCGCACCGCGCGACGTCGCCCGGATCTTCGCGCGCATGCACGTCCCGGAACGCCTGGGCATGGGAATCGAGCGCGTTCCGCGCGGTTGA
- a CDS encoding LytR/AlgR family response regulator transcription factor has translation MTSPLTVLAVDDEAPALDELIYLLTNNESVGEVHGVSDANAALRELSEHSIDAIFLDINMPGLSGLELAAVLGNFSNPPAVVFVTAHEDKAVAAFDVGAIDYLLKPLRRERLDEAVRRVVAARTAEPQTGGDDEVVPVELAGITSLVRRDTIGWVEADGDYARLHSSSGSHLVRIPLSTLETRWRNSGFQRVHRSYLVALGMVTGLRNTDSGVLVRIRENGASPAVELPVSRRQTRELRDRLVREPMRSYRPVEP, from the coding sequence ATGACCAGCCCACTCACCGTGCTCGCGGTCGACGACGAGGCACCCGCACTCGACGAGTTGATCTATCTGCTGACCAACAACGAGTCCGTCGGCGAGGTGCACGGGGTCAGTGATGCCAACGCCGCACTGCGCGAACTGTCCGAGCACAGCATCGACGCGATCTTCCTCGACATCAACATGCCGGGCCTGTCGGGCCTGGAACTCGCCGCGGTGCTGGGCAACTTCTCCAACCCGCCCGCAGTCGTCTTCGTGACGGCGCACGAGGACAAGGCCGTCGCGGCTTTCGACGTCGGGGCCATCGACTACCTGCTGAAGCCACTGCGACGTGAGCGCCTCGACGAGGCCGTGCGCCGCGTCGTCGCCGCCCGAACCGCCGAACCGCAGACCGGCGGCGACGACGAAGTGGTGCCCGTCGAACTCGCCGGGATCACGTCCCTGGTGCGACGGGACACCATCGGCTGGGTCGAGGCCGACGGCGACTATGCGCGCCTGCATTCGTCGTCCGGATCGCATCTGGTCCGCATCCCCCTGTCCACCCTGGAAACCCGTTGGCGCAATTCGGGTTTCCAGCGTGTACACCGCTCCTATCTGGTGGCGCTCGGCATGGTCACCGGGTTGCGCAATACCGACAGCGGAGTACTGGTGCGCATTCGGGAGAACGGCGCCTCGCCCGCGGTCGAACTTCCGGTGAGTCGGAGACAGACCCGGGAACTGCGCGACCGACTGGTTCGTGAACCCATGCGCAGTTATCGCCCGGTCGAACCGTGA
- a CDS encoding sensor histidine kinase yields the protein MSGEMAAALVAALLVVALLAAIAVVRTRRVVATPTEIAVHAALHTAALSARALRQGLDAESARDAVPHLRELTGAQGVALYDAEGHLLAHDPDDALMWTTHMLAECARAARTAAEDGRRVLAGTSPAVIAQPLLPDEHDVLGVLVVLTHARPGPGMLGAVGEVARYASSQLELAELDASRARLDRAEVLALRAQISPHFVYNALNTIASFVRTDPDRARELILDFADFTRYSFRAAGPYTLLSDELKNIDRYVTLERARFGSALDVRLQVAPEVLGVVVPFLALQPLVENAIRHGLAGRRDGVITLTARDEGNDCVISVEDDGVGMDPETLRTAHADALERNDADDSASVGLANVDHRLRAAFGNDYGLVVETALGAGTKVIMRVPKFAAGVRV from the coding sequence ATGTCCGGCGAGATGGCGGCTGCGTTGGTCGCCGCACTGCTCGTCGTCGCCCTGCTCGCGGCGATCGCCGTGGTGCGCACCCGACGCGTCGTGGCGACCCCCACCGAGATCGCCGTGCACGCGGCCCTGCACACCGCCGCGCTGTCGGCAAGGGCCCTGCGCCAGGGCCTCGACGCGGAGTCGGCGCGCGACGCGGTGCCACACCTGCGGGAGCTGACCGGCGCTCAGGGCGTCGCCCTGTACGACGCCGAGGGTCACCTGCTGGCGCACGACCCCGACGACGCGCTCATGTGGACCACGCACATGCTCGCTGAATGCGCTCGCGCGGCGCGCACCGCGGCCGAGGACGGCAGGCGCGTGTTGGCCGGCACCAGTCCCGCGGTGATCGCCCAGCCTCTGCTGCCCGACGAACACGACGTGCTCGGCGTGCTGGTGGTCCTCACCCACGCCCGGCCCGGACCCGGAATGCTCGGCGCGGTCGGGGAAGTCGCCCGCTACGCGTCGAGCCAACTTGAACTCGCCGAACTCGACGCCTCCCGGGCCCGCCTGGACCGCGCCGAGGTGCTGGCGCTGCGCGCCCAGATCAGTCCGCACTTCGTCTACAACGCGCTCAACACGATCGCCTCGTTCGTCCGCACCGACCCCGACCGGGCCCGAGAGTTGATCCTCGACTTCGCCGATTTCACGCGGTACTCGTTCCGCGCCGCAGGTCCGTACACGCTGCTGTCCGACGAACTCAAGAACATCGACCGCTACGTGACGCTGGAACGCGCGCGATTCGGGTCCGCCCTGGACGTCAGGCTTCAGGTCGCCCCCGAGGTGCTGGGCGTGGTGGTGCCATTCCTGGCACTGCAGCCGTTGGTGGAGAACGCGATTCGGCACGGCCTGGCAGGCAGGCGCGACGGCGTCATCACCCTGACGGCACGCGACGAGGGCAACGACTGCGTCATCAGCGTCGAGGACGACGGCGTCGGCATGGACCCGGAGACCCTGCGCACCGCGCACGCCGACGCACTGGAACGGAACGACGCCGACGACTCCGCCAGTGTCGGCCTGGCCAATGTCGACCATCGCCTGCGCGCGGCCTTCGGCAACGACTACGGTCTGGTTGTCGAAACAGCGCTCGGGGCAGGCACAAAGGTGATCATGCGGGTACCCAAATTCGCGGCTGGAGTACGCGTATGA
- a CDS encoding DUF732 domain-containing protein yields MDMRRVVTPLVAAAVAALALAGTAQAIPDQGTPGFDEYLQGLQRNGYNLNPDTAWRVAHQACIGGIPGYIGIELAAQGVIGPGAQDRVFDVARKYACPVQ; encoded by the coding sequence ATGGACATGAGACGCGTGGTGACACCTCTTGTCGCGGCCGCGGTCGCCGCGCTCGCCCTGGCCGGCACGGCGCAGGCGATTCCAGACCAGGGCACGCCGGGGTTCGATGAATACCTGCAGGGCCTGCAGCGCAACGGCTACAACCTCAACCCGGACACCGCGTGGCGTGTCGCCCATCAGGCGTGCATCGGCGGCATCCCGGGATACATCGGCATCGAACTGGCCGCGCAGGGTGTCATCGGCCCCGGAGCCCAGGACCGGGTCTTCGATGTGGCACGGAAGTACGCCTGCCCCGTCCAGTGA
- a CDS encoding HhH-GPD-type base excision DNA repair protein, which yields MPTLQLVQDPDADALLESSPLALLIGMLLDQQIPMEVAFAGPKKLADRLGGLDARVIAEYDPEKFAALFAETPAVHRFPGSMAKRVQDLARIIVDEYDGDAAAVWTEGNPNGREVLLRMKRLPGFGDQKAKIFVALLGKQYGLIAEGWQAAAGDYGKDGVHMSVADVRDAESLGKVRSYKKQMKAAAKEAKAAKG from the coding sequence GTGCCCACCTTGCAGCTGGTTCAAGACCCGGACGCCGACGCGCTGCTGGAATCCAGCCCGCTCGCGCTGCTGATCGGGATGCTTCTCGATCAACAGATTCCGATGGAGGTGGCGTTCGCCGGGCCCAAGAAGCTCGCCGATCGCCTCGGCGGCCTCGACGCCCGTGTGATCGCCGAGTACGACCCGGAGAAGTTCGCCGCACTGTTCGCTGAAACGCCTGCGGTGCACCGGTTTCCGGGCTCGATGGCCAAGCGCGTGCAGGATCTGGCGCGCATCATCGTCGACGAGTACGACGGCGACGCCGCCGCGGTGTGGACCGAGGGCAACCCCAACGGGCGCGAGGTGTTGCTGCGGATGAAGCGACTGCCCGGGTTCGGCGATCAGAAGGCCAAGATCTTCGTCGCGCTGCTGGGCAAGCAGTACGGCCTGATCGCCGAGGGATGGCAGGCCGCCGCGGGTGATTACGGCAAGGATGGCGTGCACATGTCGGTCGCCGACGTGCGTGACGCCGAGTCGCTGGGCAAGGTCCGCAGTTACAAGAAGCAGATGAAGGCGGCAGCTAAGGAAGCCAAGGCCGCCAAGGGCTGA
- a CDS encoding Rv1157c family protein, which produces MSRILLSSTAFVVGSSVAIAFGGVAVAEPPAPAPPPIDGLQAPGLSAMQNLSPAIQQAAGDPSNAASMLMAAAQAFTQNTAAADDSHHLAAAVSQFVSDPPTSIPAPVAATAHVPPAGVVPGAEAHLPPGINPAHAAGPEPEAAPLAAPAPAPEAAPAPAPEAAPAPEAAPAPDAAVPGPAPAPGFGPDTPVTQDFMYPSIGNGCLADGGNSIATAISVAGPATIPLPGPAAGQTAYVFTAVGTSAPAAEQKLPLNVTWVNLTTGKSGSATLKPRPDINPEGPTTLTAIVDTGSGSIMSTIFGQVTTTEKQCQFMPTIGSSVVP; this is translated from the coding sequence ATGTCCCGGATCCTGCTGAGCAGCACGGCTTTCGTCGTCGGCTCGTCGGTCGCGATCGCGTTCGGTGGTGTGGCCGTCGCCGAACCGCCTGCGCCGGCGCCGCCGCCGATCGATGGCCTGCAGGCTCCGGGGCTGTCAGCGATGCAGAACCTGAGTCCGGCGATCCAACAGGCCGCCGGCGACCCTTCCAATGCCGCGTCGATGCTGATGGCAGCCGCACAGGCGTTCACCCAGAACACCGCTGCGGCCGACGATTCGCACCACCTCGCGGCCGCGGTCAGCCAGTTCGTGTCCGATCCTCCGACCTCGATCCCGGCACCGGTGGCCGCCACCGCGCATGTGCCGCCCGCCGGTGTGGTGCCCGGCGCCGAGGCGCACCTGCCGCCGGGGATCAATCCCGCGCATGCCGCGGGACCTGAGCCTGAGGCCGCTCCGCTTGCGGCGCCGGCACCGGCTCCCGAGGCCGCACCCGCCCCGGCGCCCGAGGCGGCGCCCGCACCAGAAGCGGCGCCCGCTCCCGACGCCGCCGTCCCCGGGCCCGCGCCCGCACCGGGTTTCGGGCCCGACACGCCGGTCACGCAGGACTTCATGTACCCGTCGATCGGCAATGGATGCCTGGCCGACGGCGGCAACTCGATCGCGACCGCGATCTCCGTGGCCGGTCCCGCGACCATCCCGCTGCCGGGGCCCGCCGCAGGGCAGACCGCCTACGTGTTCACGGCGGTCGGGACCTCGGCGCCTGCGGCCGAGCAGAAGCTGCCGCTCAACGTCACCTGGGTCAACCTGACGACCGGGAAGTCCGGCAGCGCAACGCTCAAGCCGCGCCCCGACATCAACCCCGAGGGGCCGACGACGCTGACCGCGATCGTCGACACCGGATCGGGCAGCATCATGTCGACGATCTTCGGGCAGGTCACCACGACCGAGAAGCAGTGCCAGTTCATGCCCACCATCGGTTCGTCCGTGGTGCCCTGA